A genome region from Flavobacterium sp. includes the following:
- a CDS encoding SDR family oxidoreductase, whose protein sequence is MEIKKAISRRSAITGMGAVLATAAINPMMANGLNLGETQLSNGSEDPTTKYPRPPFKEQKQPWPGLVSKMDPRPDHGEKSYKGTGRLKGRKALITGGDSGMGRAAAIAYAREGANVAINYYPTEEEDAKEVIALIKAEGRKAIAIPGDLRDESFCTSLVQKAAKELGGLDIVVNNAARQQTHASVLDISTEDFDATMKTNIYAPFWIIKAALPYLKAGSSIIGTSSVQAYAPTEDLYDYAQTKAATTNYIKSLAKQLGPKGIRVNGVAPGPIWTPLQVSGGATMEKLKEFGSQTPMGRPGQPAELASIYVQLAANDASYATGQIYGASGGEGNP, encoded by the coding sequence ATGGAAATTAAAAAAGCAATATCACGCCGCAGCGCCATAACTGGTATGGGAGCTGTGCTTGCAACGGCAGCAATTAATCCTATGATGGCAAATGGATTAAATTTAGGAGAAACGCAATTATCAAATGGATCAGAAGACCCAACTACAAAATATCCAAGACCACCATTTAAAGAACAAAAACAGCCATGGCCTGGCCTTGTGAGCAAAATGGATCCACGTCCCGATCATGGTGAGAAAAGCTATAAAGGAACAGGAAGATTAAAAGGCCGTAAAGCTTTAATAACAGGAGGTGATTCTGGTATGGGAAGAGCTGCCGCAATTGCTTATGCTAGAGAAGGCGCTAATGTAGCCATCAATTATTATCCTACTGAAGAAGAAGATGCAAAAGAAGTAATCGCATTAATTAAGGCCGAAGGACGCAAAGCCATTGCAATTCCCGGAGATTTGCGCGATGAATCTTTCTGTACTTCACTTGTTCAAAAAGCTGCAAAGGAATTGGGCGGACTCGATATTGTAGTCAATAACGCAGCCAGACAACAAACACATGCCTCAGTATTAGATATTTCTACAGAAGATTTTGATGCTACAATGAAAACCAATATTTATGCTCCTTTCTGGATCATCAAAGCTGCGCTTCCCTATCTCAAAGCCGGATCTTCCATAATCGGAACAAGTTCTGTACAGGCTTATGCGCCTACTGAAGATTTATACGATTATGCACAGACAAAAGCGGCTACTACAAATTACATTAAATCGCTGGCAAAACAACTTGGACCAAAAGGAATTAGAGTAAATGGTGTTGCTCCGGGACCTATTTGGACTCCGCTGCAGGTAAGCGGTGGTGCTACAATGGAAAAACTAAAAGAATTTGGTTCACAAACTCCAATGGGAAGACCGGGACAACCAGCCGAACTTGCGTCAATTTATGTTCAGCTTGCTGCCAATGACGCCAGTTATGCCACAGGTCAGATTTATGGTGCGAGCGGCGGCGAAGGAAATCCATAA
- a CDS encoding alpha/beta hydrolase, protein METEKTNTQNELNSSSKSKNTIVIVHGAWSSANDWHHVAGYLNSAENNLIIVNLPGHGTDETPISKISLQLYVYEVLKAIGSETNVTLVGHSFGGIVVSEVAELIAPQIKKLVYIAAFVPQNGDSLLSLAQMDSESHVGKNLIVNEQAGIASIIKEAITDVFLADAPKPVAEYVTNNLRPEPLAPLSTPVTLTDANFGKVAKVYVHSQNDHTIGYSLQQKMVENAGISRTYSLPSSHTPFIVFPQILSSIIALEAK, encoded by the coding sequence ATGGAAACCGAAAAAACAAACACACAGAACGAATTAAATTCATCATCAAAAAGTAAAAACACAATTGTAATTGTTCACGGAGCATGGTCATCTGCTAATGACTGGCATCATGTTGCGGGTTACCTTAACTCTGCAGAAAACAATCTAATCATTGTAAATCTTCCGGGGCACGGAACTGATGAGACACCCATTTCGAAGATTAGTTTGCAGCTTTATGTTTATGAAGTTTTAAAAGCCATTGGCAGCGAAACTAATGTTACACTTGTAGGTCACAGTTTTGGCGGAATAGTAGTAAGCGAAGTCGCTGAACTGATTGCTCCGCAGATCAAAAAACTAGTTTACATTGCCGCTTTTGTTCCTCAAAACGGGGATAGTTTATTGTCGCTTGCGCAAATGGATTCAGAGAGTCATGTAGGTAAAAACCTTATTGTAAATGAGCAGGCGGGAATCGCTTCTATTATTAAAGAAGCAATTACAGATGTATTTTTAGCTGATGCTCCAAAACCAGTAGCAGAATATGTAACCAATAATCTGCGACCAGAACCTTTAGCACCGTTATCTACTCCGGTTACATTAACTGATGCAAACTTCGGAAAAGTGGCTAAAGTATATGTTCATAGTCAGAATGATCATACGATTGGATATTCACTTCAGCAAAAAATGGTTGAAAATGCCGGAATCTCAAGAACGTACTCACTTCCTTCTAGTCATACTCCATTTATAGTATTTCCTCAAATACTTTCTTCAATTATAGCCTTAGAAGCTAAATAA
- a CDS encoding alpha/beta fold hydrolase, with protein sequence MAACALILSSCSNDDTQPESKNYVLVHGAWQAPYVWKSVKTNLEKQGNKVIVVELPGHGTDNTFPGAITLDVYKQKVINALSTIDGKVILVGHSLGGMIISSVAEAVPSKIEKLVYVAAYLPTSGQTLDELAHMDPDSQLGVTGNLIFNYDGGTVDVKQDQIVNLFIPDGTSEVQNLVLKNYRTEPLTPFINPVKLTDQNFGSVKKAYIKTLQDRVVSPYLQNKMIAAGKVESVYEINTGHSPFLSKPDDLSSILTKIATN encoded by the coding sequence ATGGCAGCTTGCGCCCTGATTTTATCATCTTGTTCAAATGATGATACACAACCTGAATCTAAAAATTATGTACTCGTTCATGGCGCATGGCAGGCTCCGTATGTATGGAAGTCAGTTAAAACTAATTTAGAGAAACAAGGCAATAAAGTAATTGTTGTTGAGCTGCCGGGCCATGGTACTGATAATACTTTTCCAGGTGCTATAACGCTGGATGTGTATAAACAGAAAGTAATAAATGCACTTTCAACAATAGACGGAAAAGTGATTTTAGTAGGTCATAGTTTGGGAGGCATGATAATTTCTTCTGTTGCAGAAGCTGTTCCTTCTAAAATTGAAAAACTGGTTTATGTGGCAGCTTATCTACCGACTTCAGGCCAGACATTAGATGAGTTAGCACACATGGATCCTGATTCTCAGCTTGGTGTTACGGGTAACCTAATTTTTAATTATGATGGTGGTACTGTAGATGTAAAGCAGGATCAAATCGTGAACTTGTTTATTCCTGATGGCACTTCGGAAGTTCAGAATCTTGTATTAAAAAACTATAGAACAGAGCCTTTAACTCCATTTATTAATCCTGTAAAACTGACTGATCAAAATTTTGGATCAGTGAAAAAAGCTTACATCAAAACTTTACAGGATCGTGTTGTGTCGCCGTATTTACAAAACAAAATGATTGCAGCAGGAAAAGTTGAATCGGTGTACGAAATAAATACAGGACATAGTCCATTCCTTTCAAAACCAGATGATTTATCATCAATATTAACAAAAATAGCAACAAACTAA
- a CDS encoding alpha/beta fold hydrolase has product MKNSILLLAVLFFTTITAFSQTNKVKNENTIVIIHGAWSSSNDWQHVSEDLTAGGNSVISVNLPGHGSDNTAISTISLKLYVEDVKKAIGNKQNVILVAHSFGGIIASQVAEDIAPQIKKVVYIAAYVPKNGESLLSLAQTDGESHIGKNLIVDEKAGIASIKKEGIADVFLADAPKQVADYVSNNLKPEPLAPLATPVTLTEGRFGKISKVFVYTLNDHTIGYSLQQKMTKEAGIERLYALPSSHTPFIMFPHVLAQIIAVEAK; this is encoded by the coding sequence ATGAAAAATTCAATTTTATTACTAGCAGTACTATTCTTTACAACTATTACAGCTTTCTCACAAACGAACAAAGTTAAAAACGAAAACACAATTGTAATCATCCACGGCGCATGGTCATCATCAAATGATTGGCAGCACGTTTCAGAAGATTTAACTGCTGGTGGAAACTCCGTTATTTCCGTGAACCTTCCGGGACATGGAAGCGATAATACAGCAATTTCAACTATCAGTTTAAAGCTTTATGTTGAAGACGTTAAAAAAGCCATTGGAAACAAACAAAATGTAATTCTTGTTGCGCATAGTTTTGGCGGAATCATAGCAAGTCAGGTGGCTGAAGACATTGCTCCTCAGATCAAAAAGGTAGTTTATATAGCGGCTTACGTACCAAAAAATGGAGAAAGCTTATTGTCTCTTGCGCAAACTGATGGAGAAAGTCATATTGGAAAAAATCTTATTGTAGATGAGAAAGCAGGAATTGCAAGCATCAAAAAAGAAGGTATTGCTGATGTTTTCCTTGCGGATGCTCCTAAACAAGTTGCAGATTATGTAAGCAATAATTTAAAACCAGAACCATTAGCACCTTTAGCGACTCCGGTAACTTTAACTGAAGGCAGATTTGGAAAAATCAGTAAAGTATTTGTTTACACTTTAAATGATCACACAATAGGTTATTCGTTGCAGCAAAAAATGACAAAAGAGGCGGGTATAGAAAGATTATATGCTCTTCCGTCAAGTCACACACCTTTTATCATGTTCCCACATGTTTTGGCTCAAATCATTGCTGTAGAAGCTAAGTAA
- a CDS encoding alpha/beta hydrolase → METQEKILEGEFTHKTAPTKSINVNGADFTYRSFGKKEGIPVIFLQHFTGNMDNWDPEVTNAIASNYPVILFNNRGVGSSNGTTPENVSEMAQDAVAFIRALGYNKVNILGFSLGGFIGQEIAANYPELVNKLILAGTGSIGGKAIAQLESHLEKAFVDGPERVLINLFFSKTPSSIKAGEAFLERLSERKVDRDLPTSQDTIASQAKAIINYGLATDENNSQLKAIKQPVLIVNGNQDNMVDSINSYIMLQNIPNSKLVLWSDSGHGGIFQYSKDFSQEVNSFLLN, encoded by the coding sequence ATGGAAACACAAGAAAAAATTTTAGAGGGTGAATTCACCCATAAAACAGCACCAACAAAATCGATAAACGTAAATGGAGCCGATTTTACTTATCGCTCTTTTGGAAAGAAAGAAGGCATACCGGTTATCTTTTTACAACACTTTACAGGAAACATGGATAATTGGGATCCTGAAGTAACAAATGCAATTGCGAGTAATTATCCTGTAATATTATTTAACAACAGAGGCGTGGGAAGTTCAAACGGAACCACTCCTGAGAATGTATCGGAGATGGCACAAGATGCTGTTGCTTTTATCCGTGCTTTGGGCTACAATAAGGTTAATATTTTAGGTTTTTCTCTTGGCGGATTTATAGGGCAGGAGATCGCCGCAAATTATCCCGAATTGGTGAATAAACTTATATTGGCAGGCACAGGATCAATAGGAGGAAAGGCAATTGCGCAACTGGAGTCGCATTTAGAAAAAGCTTTTGTTGACGGACCTGAAAGGGTATTGATTAATCTTTTTTTCAGCAAAACGCCAAGCAGTATTAAAGCGGGTGAAGCTTTCTTAGAAAGACTATCTGAAAGAAAAGTAGACAGGGATTTACCAACGAGCCAGGATACAATTGCAAGTCAGGCTAAAGCCATTATAAATTACGGTTTAGCAACAGATGAAAACAACTCACAGCTTAAAGCTATTAAACAGCCTGTGCTTATTGTTAATGGAAATCAGGATAATATGGTCGATTCTATCAATTCTTATATCATGCTTCAGAATATTCCGAATTCAAAACTAGTACTTTGGAGTGATTCAGGTCATGGCGGGATTTTTCAGTATTCCAAAGATTTTTCGCAGGAAGTAAATTCATTCTTATTGAATTAA
- a CDS encoding Crp/Fnr family transcriptional regulator yields the protein MDKQGLKNYIIKNLPFPDRTLDEVVEFFEEITIKKNEFFLKEGKINEHYFFLQSGFMRAFTHDIDGNEITTNFYQKDSVVFEVSSFYLKTKSSENIQAVTDCRGFAISYDQLNALLHTVPEFRAYGVKMLAKEYMMFKKRALELINLSGEARYENLITTNKEIFQFAQLKQIASYLNVTDTSLSRIRREFSKK from the coding sequence ATGGACAAACAAGGACTAAAAAATTATATCATAAAAAATTTACCATTTCCAGATCGTACTTTAGATGAAGTGGTAGAATTCTTTGAAGAAATTACTATTAAAAAAAATGAATTTTTTCTTAAAGAAGGAAAAATAAATGAACATTATTTCTTTTTGCAGAGCGGTTTTATGAGAGCGTTTACGCATGATATTGATGGAAATGAAATCACTACCAATTTTTATCAAAAAGATAGTGTGGTATTTGAAGTGTCATCCTTTTATTTAAAAACCAAGTCATCTGAAAATATACAAGCAGTTACAGATTGCAGAGGTTTTGCCATCAGTTATGATCAATTAAACGCATTGCTGCATACCGTTCCGGAGTTTAGGGCTTATGGAGTGAAAATGCTTGCAAAAGAATATATGATGTTTAAAAAACGGGCGCTGGAATTAATTAATCTTAGTGGTGAAGCCCGATATGAAAATCTTATTACGACCAATAAAGAGATATTTCAATTTGCACAGCTCAAACAAATAGCATCTTATCTAAATGTTACCGATACATCATTAAGTAGAATCAGACGGGAATTTTCAAAAAAATAA
- a CDS encoding TlpA disulfide reductase family protein gives MKKQTYIIVLFFFINLIQAQKNSPDYFALNGVLKNNYKGYLYVSYADKKDSCFVENNKFSFKGHIPGDMTNVFFWLKGKTCIMKKEFFLENKNVKINLAFYEEIQNKDTTVFFHATSIVGTKTALIQDDYERFAASNLYAKDRHQKLYRKLNTMAVKDPKNYYVGNLIEEMCWDSTLDKNQLKKIYSKLDKKNQRRGNIYVIEKKLYPKNDINVNDMVYDFELPDENNTVFKTVSLKGKWYLIDFWATYCSICIAAFPKLQKIHDLYKDRNFEILSVSVDKDLKKWQNFLKTHDLKWKNLIEKRGIDDSEAVKKYISFTPSNFLISPEGKIVASNISPEDLEKFLKKNLK, from the coding sequence ATGAAAAAACAAACCTACATTATTGTCCTATTTTTTTTTATTAATCTAATTCAGGCACAAAAGAATAGTCCGGATTATTTTGCATTAAATGGTGTTTTAAAAAATAATTATAAAGGATATTTATATGTTTCTTATGCTGATAAAAAAGATAGCTGTTTTGTAGAAAATAATAAATTTTCTTTCAAAGGGCATATACCTGGAGACATGACAAATGTATTTTTCTGGTTGAAAGGAAAAACTTGTATTATGAAAAAAGAATTTTTTCTCGAAAATAAAAATGTTAAAATCAACTTAGCTTTTTATGAAGAAATCCAAAATAAAGATACGACAGTCTTTTTTCATGCAACTTCAATTGTGGGTACAAAAACAGCTCTAATTCAGGACGATTATGAAAGGTTTGCCGCTAGTAATTTATATGCTAAAGACCGTCATCAAAAGCTATACAGAAAGCTAAACACAATGGCAGTTAAAGACCCAAAAAATTATTATGTGGGTAATTTAATAGAGGAAATGTGTTGGGATAGCACGTTGGATAAAAATCAATTAAAAAAAATATACAGTAAATTAGATAAAAAAAATCAACGAAGAGGCAATATTTATGTTATAGAAAAAAAGCTGTATCCCAAAAACGACATAAATGTAAACGATATGGTTTATGATTTTGAATTGCCGGATGAAAACAATACTGTATTTAAAACAGTGTCTTTAAAAGGGAAATGGTATCTTATAGATTTTTGGGCCACCTATTGTAGTATTTGTATCGCTGCATTTCCTAAATTACAAAAGATTCATGATTTATATAAAGACAGGAATTTTGAAATTTTATCAGTTTCCGTTGATAAAGATTTGAAAAAATGGCAGAATTTCTTGAAAACACATGACCTAAAATGGAAAAATTTGATTGAAAAAAGAGGTATTGACGATAGCGAAGCTGTAAAAAAGTATATTTCTTTTACCCCCTCAAATTTTTTAATTAGCCCTGAAGGTAAAATAGTGGCAAGCAATATTAGTCCTGAAGATTTAGAAAAATTTCTCAAAAAAAATTTAAAATAA
- a CDS encoding nitroreductase family protein produces MNLIENLKWRYATKAYNNIKVAEEKIDQILEAINLSASSCGLQSYRVFVVSNPEIQKKLGTDSYNRQIESCSHLLVFAAYNDMTTTYIDNYMAMTEKQRGLDAGALSGFRNGLHSYFGAIDTEQKAIWASKQAYIALGTALIAAAELKVDATPIEGFNASIIDKVLGLKEKGLHSTVILALGYRDSEKDYMAATKKVRLPIDEMITKVY; encoded by the coding sequence CATAAAAGTAGCAGAAGAAAAGATCGATCAAATCTTAGAGGCTATAAATCTTTCAGCATCCTCTTGTGGTCTGCAATCTTACCGTGTTTTTGTTGTAAGCAATCCGGAAATCCAAAAGAAATTAGGTACTGATTCGTATAATAGACAAATTGAATCCTGTTCTCATTTGCTGGTCTTTGCAGCCTACAATGACATGACTACGACTTACATTGACAATTACATGGCAATGACAGAAAAACAAAGAGGTCTTGATGCTGGTGCCTTATCAGGATTTAGAAATGGCTTGCATTCCTATTTTGGCGCTATTGATACAGAACAAAAAGCTATTTGGGCCTCTAAACAGGCTTATATTGCACTAGGAACTGCACTTATTGCTGCAGCAGAATTGAAAGTGGATGCCACTCCTATTGAAGGTTTTAATGCCTCCATTATCGATAAGGTTTTGGGTTTGAAAGAAAAAGGATTGCATTCTACAGTTATCTTGGCTTTAGGATATCGAGATTCGGAAAAAGACTATATGGCAGCAACGAAAAAAGTTCGTTTGCCTATAGATGAAATGATAACTAAAGTTTACTAA